One Formosa agariphila KMM 3901 genomic window, AAAATTACAGGAGATAATGCTTTTGAAGTGATTGGACGTTTCGACAATTCCGATATTCGAGGCTGTAATTTAATGGCACTTTAAATATAACTATTACGCTTTTAAAATAGCTATAGTACATCTTCTTAAACAGCTTTGATTTAAAGTAATTCGCACTATTTAAAACTTTAACACATTTTTCACGAAACACATTGAAAGCATACAAACTAAATAGCGACTATAGAAATACTTCCAAGCTTTAGGAGTAAAGCAAGGATGGTTTTTAATGGTTAGTTGGTTTTTTGAAGCCGGATTAAATATAATCCGGCTTCATTATGTTTAAACCACTTTTACAATATAGGTATTACGCTTTCCTTTATTAATAATAATATAACTATCGTTTATCAAGTCGTCTGCGCTAATTTTATAATCTTCTTTTACTTTTTCTTTATTTACCGAAACTGCATTTTCTTTTAACGCACGTCTAGCTTCACTATTAGAGGCTAAGAAATTTGTTTTTGCAGCAAGTACAGCTATCATATCGATATCTTCTAATTCAGCTTTAGTTATTTCTGCCATTGGCACACCTTCAAACACATCTAAAAATGTTTTCTCGTCTAACGTTTTAATATCCGCTTTGAACGATTTTGAGAATAAGATGTTCGATGCTTTTTCAGCATTTTCAAACTCTTCTTTAGAATGTACAAATGTGGTTAACTCTTCGGCTAATTTCTTTTGCAACAATCTTAAATGAGGTGTTTCTTTATGTTCTGCAATTAAAGCTTCAATAGTAGCCTTATCTAAAAACGTAAAGATTTTTATATACTTTTCGGCATCTTCATCTGTAGTATTTAACCAGAATTGGTAGAATTTATAAACAGATGTTTTATCGGCATCTAACCATACATTTCCACCTTCACTTTTTCCAAATTTAGACCCATCTGCTTTTGTAATTAACGGACACGTCATCGCGTAGGCTTTAGCTTCTACACCAGGATTCATACGTCTAACAAGTTCTGTTCCTGTAGTAATATTTCCCCATTGGTCGCTACCTCCCATTTGTAACAAACAGTTGTGGTGTTTATGTAAATGATAAAAATCGTAACCTTGAATTAATTGGTATGTAAACTCTGTAAACGACATCCCGATACTTCCTTC contains:
- the tyrS gene encoding tyrosine--tRNA ligase — its product is MTENFVEELTWRGLVHDIMPGTEDQLKKEMTTAYIGFDPTSDSLHIGSLVPIIILVHLEKAGHKPMALVGGATGMIGDPSGKSDERNLLDEATLAKNVAGIKGVLSRFLDFDSTAENAPVLVNNYDWMKDFSFIDFARDVGKRITVNYMMAKDSVKKRFSGEEGSIGMSFTEFTYQLIQGYDFYHLHKHHNCLLQMGGSDQWGNITTGTELVRRMNPGVEAKAYAMTCPLITKADGSKFGKSEGGNVWLDADKTSVYKFYQFWLNTTDEDAEKYIKIFTFLDKATIEALIAEHKETPHLRLLQKKLAEELTTFVHSKEEFENAEKASNILFSKSFKADIKTLDEKTFLDVFEGVPMAEITKAELEDIDMIAVLAAKTNFLASNSEARRALKENAVSVNKEKVKEDYKISADDLINDSYIIINKGKRNTYIVKVV